In Brachypodium distachyon strain Bd21 chromosome 5, Brachypodium_distachyon_v3.0, whole genome shotgun sequence, the genomic window AAAGTTTAAGACTTGTAATGTGTTCCGTGTTTCTTATGGTTGTAGCGTCGTCGTACTCCACGAGTGAATACTTTAACCGTGGTATCCTTGTGAGGTACTCGTATTTTCTGGGTGAAGTTCCTAGGACGATTTATTTTCTGCTGCTAGTAGTACTCCACGAATACATTATTACGGCGGCTTACGCATCACATATTCAATTATGTCAATTATTCATCGCATGGAAAATACTATAGAAGAAAGAAAGTCAGAAGGGCAAGGCGTAACGCTGACGCTGCCCGCCAATCGGATGAATGAGCGTGAGCCGGAGGGCGCAGGCAATTCGAACGGGGCGGCGGTCGCTTTCTCTGATGTTTTCTCGGCGTCCCCGCCTGACGCctgctcgcctcgcctcgcctcgcctcctATTAATTatccccttccttccttccttcctccccccAGCCTAAATCGTTCCAAGCTCTCTCAACTGCTCGGCGGAGGACTGGAGTCGATCGAGTCCACGCGGAAGGACGCTCCAAGCCTCGCGAGCAGGTAAGATCCATGGCGCTGCCGAGCTTCTCGAGCCTCTCTGTCTCTCCCTCTCGTTGCTCCGCTAAGGGGATCTTGTGTGGAGGTTTTCTTGCGTCCCTCTTCTCTGCATTTCAGTTGCTGCCTGCTTTGGCTGCGGCCGGAATTCGATCTTGGTAGTCAACGCGGCTGCGAGAGCGCCTGTCGATCCGTTTCTGGGTTCGGTGTTGGGTCGTTTTTTCTCTGAGCAGATCCGCACGCGGTAGTTACAAGTTACATGGATGATGGCCTGAATTCTGAGGTGTCTTGTTGTGTGGATTGGGGATCTGGCCCTTTTTCTCTGTATGGTTTGGTAGTTGGTGGTTGGTACTCTGCTCTACATGATGCTTGGTACTAGGCTAGTACTAGCACGCATTCTTTAGTTAGCGTTAGTCATTCACGGGAACTTTTGTTTTTGGATGCCAAGAAAACTGGTTTGTAATAAGTGAATTAACAATCCATGCTACTGCCACACCTTTTCTGGAAGAGGGGATTTTGGGAGGGGGGGCTTTTAGTTGTAATTTATTCGCTTCTCCTGCGCATTGTCATACTTTATTATGCTTGCTTGTTTCTTGTTACTTGATGTACTAACCTACGATAGAATGCCAATTGTCAAATAACCTGAACTGTAAAAGAGCAATGGGAATGGGAATGGCACAGTCATAGGAATATCACTGTAAAGATTGCTGAGTTGGAAAATACCATCCACTGTATCATTGTCACGTGGCACCAGGCACCACATGTCATTTTCACATTGAATGCTATTTTCCAACTTACGCCTTTTTGAGATGGCATTGAGCTAGTTTTCTTGCTTTCACTGtgcgcaaaaaaaagtttttttgcTTTCATTTCTACGCTCTGATTGATAACACAATATGAGCACTGTTTTGTTCCTTTCCATTCTATCATTAATTCATCCGAGCCAATTctaattgttgttgttcatatTGCTTTTGCAGGATGGATGGAAATACAAATGGTGCTAACAGTTCCAGCTGCAAGTCATGCGGGCCACTGACGGACTATTGCATTCCAGATTACATACTAAAGCCAGACTCTGACCAAGTAATCATTGATCATGCACCATGTTGTCCGGTGGTAGTCTTCATCAACTCTAGAAGTGGTGGCCAACTTGGAAGTGGTTTGATTAAAACGTACCGTGAACTTCTCAATGAAGCACAGGTACCTAGCCTAGCAGTTTGGAGAAGCTGCAATGCTGAAACAGTGCATTCTCTTGATCCATAGTGTCACTTTAAATCATGTCTCGCTTTCTCATTGCTGGATCTACTCAATTTTCACAGGTTTTTGATCTCTCAGAAGAGTCTCCTGATAAGGTGCTGCACAAATTGTATGCCAACTTCGAAAAGCTCAAGTCTAACGGTGACACTCTTGCTTTTGAAATTCAGAGGAGCCTAAGACTAATTGTGAGTTGGATTTCTTTTTAGATTAAACATAAACAAGAATGTCTTTATGCTTGGTTGTTTATTTGTGTTAACTAATGAGCTTTCAAATAGGTCGCTGGCGGTGATGGCACAGCAAGCTGGCTACTTGGAGTAGTTAGCGATCTTAAGCTTTCACCGTCTCCTCCTGTTGCTACTGTACCTCTGGGAACCGGAAACAACCTTCCTTTCTCATTTGGATGGGTATGCTAATGGCTATTATTTATTATGAACACATATTCTGTTCATGTGTAATGAACATCTCTCTTTATATGTTTATTGTTGCTGGAAAATTTAGTGTTTTGCACCAACAAAGCAATTTATTACAAgctaattttctttttctactgTTCCACACTCATAACAGGCTAGCACAAATGAATATAACACTTCTAATAAACAGCAAGCTACCGAAGCCTATATCATTGTACTTTTTTCGTTTACTGTGAGCATGCAAGGAACATAACTTCTCATTTTAATTAATTGTACAGGATTTCTGAATTTGGAAATATGTTGGTAGTAATAAGTAATTTTGCCAGTTCCCTGGACATGTTCTTTTACCTGATGTGCATATTGTGCAAAACCTCATTTTATATACCGTATTTCTTGGTTTACCCACAAATTAATTTATTCATATTCAATTTAACTTGATCTGCAGGGAAAGAAGAACCCAGCTACTGACCAAGAGGCAGTAAAATCATTCCTTGCGCAAGTAAAAGGAGCAAGAGAAATGAATATTGATAGGTATGGTCTCACATTTGAAGAAAGTGTACTGTTTGCCTTTGTCTTTTGTTTATGCTGAGAAAAGAGCTCTATGTGCCCTCACTATTCTGATTAAAGTGTACAATTCAGCAAAAAGAATCTTTCATATACCTCATTCCCATGAAGTATTTATCTTCTCTAATTATTGTTCCACTCAGTTTAAAGCATGAGTAAAAATTTCTCCTCTCTTCCGTGTATGATAGAAAGCACTCAATCTagatacatttttctgtttCAGTTGGCATATCATCATGAGGATGCGAGCACCAAAGGAAGGTCCATGTGATCCTATTGCTCCCTTAGAACTGCCTCATTCACTGCATGCATTCCACCGCGTATCTGGCAGTGATTCCCTCAATGTGGTAAGGCACATTTTTCTGTTGCTAATGTAATATTGTTTGTCCTTTTGATTGTAAGAATAATACTTCCTGGAAATGAGGTATATGAAATCAAGGACCATCACTTCTGATTGACATATATAGAATAAAATCTGAATATGGTGTGTATTTACTtaatattttatatttttattctCTTATTCAGGAGGGTTACCACACATTTCGTGGAGGATTCTGGAATTACTTTAGTATGGGTAAGAGTTCCTCTGCTCACTGTTTGTTTCAGAGAAGGGATGCATACCAATTTGAACGTCGAAGAATTCATTTCTATTCATATCAGTTTATCGTTGGCATTTTTCATGTTCTGATGCCCAAAGTtatatgctactccctccgttcctggTTATCCTGATTTGAATAATGCATGAAGTTaagctcatcatcatcatggcCTTACACACTGCAGGGATGGATGCACAAGTGTCTTATGGATTTCACTctgaaaggaagaaaaatccaGAGAAGTTCAAAAACCAGCTAACAAATCAGGtatttgttttgtgtgtttgtttggaaaACAATTTCTCTTTATTTTGATTTGTCATTCAGAAATCAGAACTGTTAGCCTCACCTGCATGATGGTCTTGCAATGCATTTCTTGATTCAGGGTACATATGCTAAACTTGGACTTAAACAAGGATGGTTTGCTCCTTCTCTAACTCATCCGTCTTCAAGGTAGTTTGTCACTAATGCAGCCATTGTGCTTCTGATCTTGCttatggtgtttttttttcttccaactGGCAACATTTTTTGGCATTACTAAGATACCACTGTATCAATTAATTTAGATCTGTAGGTGGCTCCAAAACTATGCCATCAGCTTTAAGATTATAGTTCTTGTATAGCTTGACAATGAATGTGGATATGACATTTTGACCTCCATTTCAGGAACATTGCTCAACTTGCAAAGGTGAAGATTGTGAAAAGACCTGGTGGCCATTGGGAAGAGCTTAAGATTCCCCACAGGTAATTCTTGCCGCCTTTGCAGTATCAGCTTTGTAATACAAAGTCAATCTTCATTCTGTACATATTATGCCTGCCTCTTCCAATCCATTTCATCTACCTGAGTTGACATACACTTGGATTTTTGGCTTTCACTATCAATAAGAAATGGAACAACTATGAATGATGAAAAAAAGTCAACAAATGTCTTCTTGTTTCAGCATTCGATCAATTATCTGTCTTAATTTGCCAAGTTTCTCCGGAGGATTCAATCCCTGGGGAACACCTAACAAGAGGAAAGTGCAAGATGTAAGTTTCGCTTCTTGAAAATAGTTTAGAGTTGCCTTGTGCATTGCCGCACTAGACTTGCTTCGGTAGAGATTTATAAGTTTTTGTGGCAATATGCAGAGAGATCTAACTGCGCCTTTTGTGGATGATGGCCTCATTGAGATTGTCGGCTTTCGCGATGCCTGGCACGGCCTTGTCTTACTGTCCCCTAAGGGACATGGAACTCGTCTAGCTCAGGTGAAATACTTAGCTGTTCCTCCACTCGGCAGTGTGCCCTTCAGTATCGCTGACTGATATTTCACTGTCAGGCCCATAGAATCCGGTTCGAGTTCCACAAAGGAGCAGCTGACCACACGTTCATGAGAGTCGACGGGGAGCCATGGAAGCAGCCCCTTCCCAAGGACGACGAGACCGTTGTCGTCGAGATCTCTCACCTCCGCCAGGTCACCATGCTTGCCAACGGCTCATGCaaatcgaagagcttcgaagACCCCACGTCCCCGTCATGTCGCGGCCATGAGGAGGACGAGAGCGACAGCttggaggacgaagacgagTGGGAGGAGGGCAGGAAGAAGTTCGGGGCAGCGGCCACCTTCAAGTTGCCCGACGAGGTCGACATCGCTCATCTTAGTTGAGCTGGTCCAAGGCTCCCTGCCCTGCTACCTGTCGATATGATTCAAATTTCAGAATGCTCACTGCTGCTGTCAGTGATATACTGCTCTTTGTTTATGCTGCCCTGTAATTTCGGAGTTTTAGCAGCCTTTGTGTAGTAGACAGGCTATATTCAGCATTCTCCAACTGCTAAGTCTGGCAAGCAGTGCAATGCAATTGTTCTCTTCCTAGAACTAGCATGTATCCTTTGTGTCCTGAATCGTCTGCTCTCTAACAGACGGTCTCATTAGTGATGTGTGATGCTGAATTTACTCTGCATATTTTACCATGTGTTTACTATACTGCTTTAGAAAACTACAACTAGCCAGCTAGGCCACTTCCTGTATGGTGACTCGTGAGTAGGATGAGCACGAATCCCGGAGAAAATCGGCAAACGTCAGAGGAAATCCCCGTGGAATGGATTCCGTGTCCAGGTAGAAAATATGCCCCCGTCGATATTGATGTTTATCTGCAGAAAACGATGGTTGGATCCTCTTTGATTCAGGAATCTGGAGTGTCACACAGAACCTGCCCAGAAAGTTGACAGAAAAAAGTTGCATTTCCCGCGGTTGAATCTCCCGTTGGGACGGACCGTCCTTTGCCGTGACAGACAAGTTATACGCGTAGTACGAGATGCCGTAGGATAACGATCTTCTGACGAGGCCGAAAAGGCTTCTAGATTTCTCGCCCCATCCGCAGGTGAACAAAACGCCCACAGCTTCAGAGTTGAGAGACATCCATCCACACGCTCGCTGAGGCAACAAAACCGTGTGCCCGCCCGCAGGAAATTAACGCCGCCCAACGCTCTGACGTGACGCCTTtgtctccctctctctgtATAAAACAAAGATCGCCGCGCCTCGTTCCCATCTCCACGTCGAACAACCAAAGCAAAACCAGAGCGTCGTGTGCGGAGATAGTAGCAAGCGAACGAGCGATATATCGATGAGCCAGCTGGGCCGTgtgggcgcgcgggcggcggcgcaggccggGCGCCACGTGAAGGACAGGGCGCAGCAGTCAGCCAGCTCGAGCTCGTCGTCGATGGCGAGGACGAGCAAGGGGACGGCGAGGCCCGCGGCGTTGGCGAGGaagacggccgaggaggagttggagaagatgaggaaggcggcggcggaggagtcgCTCCGCACCGTCATGTTCCTCTCCTTCTGGGGGCCCAACACCTAGATTAGATTAGATTACCACCAGCGTGTGTGTCTCTTTCTATATGTGTTCGTGGTTCAGTTCTGTGCAAATTTGTGTATGTGGTGACCAGAtaagaaggggaaaaaattGTACTCCATCCGATCTCTATTActcgtctcaaatttgtccaaatacggatgtatctatgtgtaaaaaacgtctagatacacatgtaatatttcggcaatGAAATATGGATACATGGACGATGTACCGTTTTGAATGGCAGAGAGTTAAAAAAGGACCCTATGGACAAAGTAATTGTTGGTTTTGACAATATCTAATCTGTGTATGAATAAACTTACTTTGAAAAATAATCTTACTTTTGACTTTGATGCCGTAGTACGTAAACATGGCAATTGTTGTTGGTTTCGACAAAAATCAAAGTGCACGGCGGGGCAGTCCCCAGTAGTATTTGATGATGGACGAAATGGGGTGATGTAGTACTGAGGTGCGATGTATCATGCGTATATGCGGATTGCCAGGATGACCATTTCGTGTTAACCAGCTCAAAAGTTACAAGTATAAACAaggagacaaaaaaaaaagtggagtACGGTGCATTGGGAGAAGCCGATTTGCAGGAGAATGAGGTTTTTCCTTCACCACATTGCCACATTGGCTATCCACCATTAATTTTAGGCTTTACGGTCGATGCAGCAAAGTGGCTTGATCAATCTCTAGTTGGACGCCAGGAGGAGGCTGGAAGCGTGTCGATTTCTGTTCCTGAATTATTTACAGGTGCAGTGTACTGACGTTTTCTCAACCGAATGTTCAAACCCAGGAGAGTCAAGGAGGACAGAACCGTGTGAGAAACAGAGCTCTTCTGCTCATCCAGGAAGGAATCCCCCATCTCGCACAAGCTCTAAACTGAAAGAATGACGAACGATGTATCTCGAGCTCAGCTCATCCGATCGATCCGGCCATACAAACCGGTGTAGTACGTAGCAAACCTAAGCCAAACTGAGCTAGTTGTTGGGCCCCCAGTTGCTGAGGTACATGACtgtccggagctcctcctcctcctgctcctgcgcttgcttcgtcttcctcctcgcggccGCTCCAGCCCCACCACAGGCAGCAGCCGGCActgccatggccatggccttGCCGCTCTGCTGGGCGCGCTGATGGTAGTTCCACCGGCCCGCCGGCCCGGCGTGCGGCCGGTCCTTGCagagcgcctccgccgcgcccgcgcccgcgctcatcgccgccgcccacgtcGCCGACGCCTTCGCCTTCCCGCTGCCGCTCGCCATGTAGTGAGTAT contains:
- the LOC100839970 gene encoding diacylglycerol kinase 5 — translated: MENTIEERKSEGQGVTLTLPANRMNEREPEGAGNSNGAAVAFSDVFSASPPDACSPRLASPPINYPLPSFLPPPSLNRSKLSQLLGGGLESIESTRKDAPSLASRMDGNTNGANSSSCKSCGPLTDYCIPDYILKPDSDQVIIDHAPCCPVVVFINSRSGGQLGSGLIKTYRELLNEAQVFDLSEESPDKVLHKLYANFEKLKSNGDTLAFEIQRSLRLIVAGGDGTASWLLGVVSDLKLSPSPPVATVPLGTGNNLPFSFGWGKKNPATDQEAVKSFLAQVKGAREMNIDSWHIIMRMRAPKEGPCDPIAPLELPHSLHAFHRVSGSDSLNVEGYHTFRGGFWNYFSMGMDAQVSYGFHSERKKNPEKFKNQLTNQGTYAKLGLKQGWFAPSLTHPSSRNIAQLAKVKIVKRPGGHWEELKIPHSIRSIICLNLPSFSGGFNPWGTPNKRKVQDRDLTAPFVDDGLIEIVGFRDAWHGLVLLSPKGHGTRLAQAHRIRFEFHKGAADHTFMRVDGEPWKQPLPKDDETVVVEISHLRQVTMLANGSCKSKSFEDPTSPSCRGHEEDESDSLEDEDEWEEGRKKFGAAATFKLPDEVDIAHLS